The following coding sequences lie in one Arachis hypogaea cultivar Tifrunner chromosome 9, arahy.Tifrunner.gnm2.J5K5, whole genome shotgun sequence genomic window:
- the LOC112710120 gene encoding receptor-like serine/threonine-protein kinase ALE2 isoform X1, translating into MGLKLILLLIKLHLVLSTQQLHEYEATNPHHSRASNQFSIAIPPLKSTSGVSKSTAHAPSKSSSSVPVSIAMPPSKPIQRTHARKWTHSSMDSPISHHKHHYSRKRSGNPTPAPAYPIHPPAYSYQGPSVSKLQPPFSSPKNKDFRAPAPSLAPSPAIMSSHLNVPSHSPRIAPLSSSLKKTKAQPPAAYSFVLPPPPPNKDCLSMTCSDPLTYTPPGSPCGCVLPLQVKLQIGIAISKFFPLVSKLAEEVAAGLSLNRSQVRIVGADAANLQLEKTNVLINLVPTGVKFNDTTAFSIYQKLWHKKVLRHASMFGAYEVLYVQYPGLPPSPPSASNGIDNGPYISGDNNGTIMKPLGVDVSRKTKGESNNGRMIVVIVLSSVTAFVIFIGLAWLCLLKYRSCVIKPEQGPDVLISPSSKLSGTPTELAHGKMQSSGSMSFNSGSITYTGAAKIFSLNELEKATNNFDSSRILGEGGFGLVYKGILNDGRDVAVKILKRDDQRGGREFLAEVEMLSRLHHRNLVTLLGICIERKTRCLVYELVPNGSVESHLHGADKETSPLDWNSRMKIALGAARGLAYLHEDSNPCVIHRDFKSSNILLEDDFTPKVSDFGLARTALEEGNKHISTHVMGTFGYLAPEYAMTGHLLVKSDVYSYGVVLLELLTGRKPVDFSQPPGQENLVTWARPLLTSKEGLEMIIDPVVKPSIPADTMLKVAAIASMCVQPEVSQRPFMGEVVQALKLVCNEFEETSDVRTRSFQEGSLLTDMEVKLSGVSDEGEDFSGYHTPVYGYQSGEEKVALSATDLLSTSGQEFESFRRHSSSGPLTSGRKIKFWQKLRSMSRGSTSEHGFSTKLWPGSH; encoded by the exons ATGGGGTTGAAGCTGATTCTGCTGCTGATTAAGCTACATTTAGTGCTCAGCACTCAACAGCTTCATGAATATGAAG CCACCAATCCACACCATTCAAGAGCAAGTAATCAGTTTAGTATTGCAATTCCACCACTGAAATCAACTTCTGGAGTTTCCAAAAGCACTGCACATGCACCTTCAAAATCATCTTCCAGTGTTCCTGTAAGTATTGCAATGCCACCTTCTAAGCCAATTCAAAGAACTCATGCAAGGAAATGGACACATAGTTCTATGGATTCTCCAATATCACATCATAAGCATCACTATTCGAGAAAAAGGTCCGGCAACCCAACCCCTGCGCCGGCCTATCCAATCCATCCTCCTGCTTACAGCTATCAAG GTCCTTCAGTCTCCAAGTTGCAACCTCCATTCTCTTCACCAAAGAACAAGGATTTTCGCGCACCTGCACCTTCACTGGCACCATCACCAGCGATTATGTCAAGCCACCTCAACG TACCCTCTCATTCACCTAGAATTGCACCTCTGAGTTCATCATTGAAGAAGACTAAGGCTCAGCCACCAGCTGCAtattcttttgttctgccacctCCACCTCCTAATAAAG ATTGTTTGTCCATGACTTGCTCTGATCCCTTGACATACACGCCACCCGGTTCGCCTTGTGGTTGTGTATTGCCTCTTCAAGTAAAACTCCAAATTGGCATTGCAATATCCAAGTTTTTCCCTTTGGTTTCAAAGCTTGCTGAGGAAGTTGCAGCTGGTCTTTCGCTGAATCGCAGCCAAGTTCGCATTGTAGGAGCTGATGCTGCTAATCTACAACTAGAGAAAACCAATGTTCTCATAAATTTGGTACCAACAGGAGTAAAATTCAATGACACCACTGCTTTTTCCATATATCAGAAACTCTGGCACAAGAAGGTTCTTAGGCATGCTTCAATGTTTGGTGCTTATGAAGTGCTCTATGTCCAATACCCAG GTCTTCCACCATCGCCACCTTCCGCGTCCAATGGTATAGACAATGGGCCATATATCAGTGGTGATAACAATGGAACAATAATGAAACCTTTAGGAGTAGATGTCTCAAGGAAGACAAAAGGAGAGAGTAATAATGGAAGAATGATTGTTGTAATTGTATTGTCATCAGTTACTGCTTTTGTTATATTCATTGGACTTGCTTGGCTTTGTTTGTTGAAGTACAGATCCTGTGTCATCAAACCGGAACAAGGTCCAGATGTTTTGATTTCACCCTCTTCAAAACTATCTG GTACTCCTACAGAATTAGCTCATGGGAAAATGCAAAGTTCAGGATCAATGTCCTTCAATTCAGGGTCAATAACATACACAGGAGCTGCTAAGATATTTTCATTGAATGAGTTAGAGAAAGCAACAAATAATTTTGATTCTTCAAGAATATTAGGAGAAGGTGGCTTTGGTCTTGTATACAAGGGAATTCTAAATGATGGGAGGGATGTAGCAGTGAAGATCCTTAAAAGAGACGATCAGCGTGGTGGTCGTGAGTTCTTGGCAGAAGTTGAGATGCTTAGCCGGCTGCACCATAGAAATTTAGTTACATTGTTAGGCATCTGCATAGAGAGAAAGACCCGGTGCCTAGTCTATGAACTAGTCCCTAATGGGAGTGTGGAATCTCACCTTCATG GTGCTGACAAGGAAACTAGTCCACTAGATTGGAATTCGCGAATGAAGATTGCGCTTGGGGCAGCTAGGGGATTGGCTTATCTTCATGAGGATTCAAATCCATGTGTCATACACAGGGATTTCAAGTCCAGCAACATCTTGTTAGAAGATGACTTTACACCAAAAGTTTCGGATTTCGGATTGGCTAGAACGGCATTGGAGGAGGGAAACAAGCATATCTCCACACATGTTATGGGAACATTTGG ATACTTGGCTCCTGAATATGCAATGACTGGCCATCTTCTTGTAAAGAGTGATGTTTACAGCTATGGAGTAGTACTACTTGAGCTCCTAACAGGAAGAAAGCCTGTGGATTTTTCACAACCACCAGGCCAAGAAAACCTTGTTACTTGGGCTCGTCCGCTTCTAACAAGTAAGGAGGGCTTAGAGATGATCATAGATCCTGTTGTAAAGCCTAGCATTCCTGCTGACACAATGTTAAAAGTCGCAGCGATTGCATCCATGTGTGTGCAGCCAGAAGTGTCTCAAAGACCATTCATGGGGGAAGTAGTTCAAGCCTTGAAGCTAGTATGCAATGAATTTGAGGAAACAAGTGATGTCAGAACAAGGAGTTTTCAAGAAGGAAGTCTCCTAACTGACATGGAAGTGAAATTGTCCGGTGTCTCGGACGAGGGGGAAGACTTTTCCGGGTATCATACGCCGGTGTATGGCTACCAATCCGGCGAGGAAAAGGTAGCATTATCAGCAACAGATTTGCTCAGTACTTCAGGCCAAGAATTTGAATCTTTCAGGAGGCATTCTTCTTCAGGGCCTTTGACTAGTGGAAGGAAAATAAAGTTCTGGCAAAAGTTGAGAAGCATGTCCAGAGGAAGCACCAGTGAGCATGGATTTTCAACTAAACTATGGCCTGGATCCCATTAA
- the LOC112710121 gene encoding protein HOTHEAD, with amino-acid sequence MASIGAVKIFFFSFAFCLFNFLPPSQGKQEKLNAYRYPFIRKASTFPSSTPSISAPTNNNGYDYIIIGGGTAGCPLATTLSQKFSVLLLERGGVPFTNPNVSFLENFHITLADTSATSASQYFKSEDGVLNARARVLGGGSSINAGFYTRASSRFIEKVGWDPKLVNESYPWIEKQIVHRPTFSSYQRAVRDSLLDSGVSPFNGFTYDHIYGTKLGGTIFDRFGRRHTAAELLASANPQKLTVLIYATVQKIVFDTKGKRPKAVGVIFEDENGKQHEAIIGNDKESEVIVSSGAIGTPQLLMLSGIGPKPELEKLNISVVLDNPFVGKGMVDNPMNTIFVPSNREVHQSLIETVGITKLGVYIEASSGFSQSPNSIHWHHGIVSPEIGQLSTIPPKQRSQEAVQAFIKNKKDIPVEAFRGGFILSKVANPWSVGDLKLVNTNVNDNPSVTFNYFSHPYDLHRCVEGIKLATKVVQSQHFTNYTLCNRETTEKLLNLSVKASVNLVPRHANDTKSLEQFCKDTVITIWHYHGGCHVGKVVSSDHKVLGVDKLRVVDGSTFDESPGTNPQATVMMMGRYMGLKILRDRLGKLA; translated from the exons ATGGCCTCAATTGGTGCAgtcaaaatcttcttcttctccttcgctTTCTGCCTCTTCAACTTTCTACCGCCTTCTCAag GAAAACAAGAGAAATTGAATGCATATAGGTACCCGTTTATAAGAAAAGCAAGCACATTCCCATCATCAACACCATCAATCTCAGCACCAACAAACAACAATGGGTATGACTACATAATAATCGGTGGTGGAACAGCAGGGTGTCCTTTGGCAACAACATTGTCACAGAAGTTCAGTGTTCTGTTGCTGGAAAGAGGGGGTGTTCCATTCACAAACCCAAATGTGTCATTCTTAGAAAACTTCCACATTACATTGGCAGACACGTCAGCAACCTCAGCTTCACAATACTTCAAGTCAGAGGATGGTGTTTTGAATGCAAGGGCAAGGGTTTTGGGTGGTGGAAGCTCTATCAATGCTGGATTCTACACTAGAGCTAGCTCAAG GTTTATAGAGAAAGTTGGGTGGGATCCAAAGCTAGTGAATGAATCATATCCATGGATTGAGAAGCAAATAGTTCACAGGCCAACGTTTTCATCATATCAAAGAGCAGTGAGGGACAGCCTCTTAGATTCAGGGGTGTCACCATTCAATGGATTCACATATGATCATATCTATGGAACTAAGCTTGGTGGAACCATTTTTGATAGATTCGGACGCCGTCACACTGCTGCTGAATTGCTTGCTTCTGCCAACCCTCAAAAACTTACTGTTTTGATATATGCAACTGTCCAAAAGATTGTTTTTGATACAAAAG GAAAAAGACCAAAAGCAGTAGGTGTAATATTCGAAGATGAAAATGGGAAACAGCATGAAGCAATAATTGGAAATGATAAAGAAAGCGAAGTGATAGTGTCAAGTGGTGCAATTGGTACACCTCAATTGCTAATGCTAAGTGGAATTGGACCAAAACCAGAGCTAGAGAAATTGAACATCTCAGTTGTACTTGACAACCCTTTTGTTGGTAAAGGAATGGTTGATAATCCGATGAACACAATCTTTGTTCCTTCAAATAGGGAAGTTCATCAGTCACTCATTGAAACTGTTGGTATTACCAAGTTGGGTGTTTATATTGAGGCTAGCAGTGGGTTTAGTCAGTCCCCAAATAGCATTCATTGGCACCATGGCATTGTCTCACCTGAG ATTGGACAACTCTCTACAATCCCTCCAAAGCAAAGATCACAAGAAGCAGTTCAAGCCTTTATCAAGAACAAGAAAGACATACCAGTTGAAGCATTCAGAGGAGGTTTCATCCTATCAAAGGTTGCAAATCCTTGGTCAGTAGGTGACCTCAAATTGGTCAACACAAATGTCAATGACAACCCTTCTGTCACCTTCAACTACTTCAGCCACCCCTACGATCTCCATCGCTGCGTCGAAGGGATCAAGCTTGCTACAAAGGTAGTTCAGTCTCAACACTTCACAAACTACACTCTGTGTAACAGAGAAACTACAGAGAAACTTCTTAACCTCAGTGTTAAGGCCAGTGTTAACCTTGTACCAAGGCATGCCAATGATACTAAGTCTTTGGAGCAGTTTTGCAAAGATACTGTAATCACAATTTGGCACTACCATGGTGGTTGCCATGTTGGGAAGGTTGTTAGTTCTGATCATAAGGTTCTTGGTGTTGATAAGCTGAGAGTGGTTGATGGATCAACATTTGATGAGTCTCCAGGAACAAATCCTCAAGCTACTGTTATGATGATGGGCAG GTACATGGGATTGAAGATTTTGAGAGATAGGTTGGGGAAATTGGCTTGA
- the LOC112710120 gene encoding receptor-like serine/threonine-protein kinase ALE2 isoform X2 — MSSHLNVPSHSPRIAPLSSSLKKTKAQPPAAYSFVLPPPPPNKDCLSMTCSDPLTYTPPGSPCGCVLPLQVKLQIGIAISKFFPLVSKLAEEVAAGLSLNRSQVRIVGADAANLQLEKTNVLINLVPTGVKFNDTTAFSIYQKLWHKKVLRHASMFGAYEVLYVQYPGLPPSPPSASNGIDNGPYISGDNNGTIMKPLGVDVSRKTKGESNNGRMIVVIVLSSVTAFVIFIGLAWLCLLKYRSCVIKPEQGPDVLISPSSKLSGTPTELAHGKMQSSGSMSFNSGSITYTGAAKIFSLNELEKATNNFDSSRILGEGGFGLVYKGILNDGRDVAVKILKRDDQRGGREFLAEVEMLSRLHHRNLVTLLGICIERKTRCLVYELVPNGSVESHLHGADKETSPLDWNSRMKIALGAARGLAYLHEDSNPCVIHRDFKSSNILLEDDFTPKVSDFGLARTALEEGNKHISTHVMGTFGYLAPEYAMTGHLLVKSDVYSYGVVLLELLTGRKPVDFSQPPGQENLVTWARPLLTSKEGLEMIIDPVVKPSIPADTMLKVAAIASMCVQPEVSQRPFMGEVVQALKLVCNEFEETSDVRTRSFQEGSLLTDMEVKLSGVSDEGEDFSGYHTPVYGYQSGEEKVALSATDLLSTSGQEFESFRRHSSSGPLTSGRKIKFWQKLRSMSRGSTSEHGFSTKLWPGSH, encoded by the exons ATGTCAAGCCACCTCAACG TACCCTCTCATTCACCTAGAATTGCACCTCTGAGTTCATCATTGAAGAAGACTAAGGCTCAGCCACCAGCTGCAtattcttttgttctgccacctCCACCTCCTAATAAAG ATTGTTTGTCCATGACTTGCTCTGATCCCTTGACATACACGCCACCCGGTTCGCCTTGTGGTTGTGTATTGCCTCTTCAAGTAAAACTCCAAATTGGCATTGCAATATCCAAGTTTTTCCCTTTGGTTTCAAAGCTTGCTGAGGAAGTTGCAGCTGGTCTTTCGCTGAATCGCAGCCAAGTTCGCATTGTAGGAGCTGATGCTGCTAATCTACAACTAGAGAAAACCAATGTTCTCATAAATTTGGTACCAACAGGAGTAAAATTCAATGACACCACTGCTTTTTCCATATATCAGAAACTCTGGCACAAGAAGGTTCTTAGGCATGCTTCAATGTTTGGTGCTTATGAAGTGCTCTATGTCCAATACCCAG GTCTTCCACCATCGCCACCTTCCGCGTCCAATGGTATAGACAATGGGCCATATATCAGTGGTGATAACAATGGAACAATAATGAAACCTTTAGGAGTAGATGTCTCAAGGAAGACAAAAGGAGAGAGTAATAATGGAAGAATGATTGTTGTAATTGTATTGTCATCAGTTACTGCTTTTGTTATATTCATTGGACTTGCTTGGCTTTGTTTGTTGAAGTACAGATCCTGTGTCATCAAACCGGAACAAGGTCCAGATGTTTTGATTTCACCCTCTTCAAAACTATCTG GTACTCCTACAGAATTAGCTCATGGGAAAATGCAAAGTTCAGGATCAATGTCCTTCAATTCAGGGTCAATAACATACACAGGAGCTGCTAAGATATTTTCATTGAATGAGTTAGAGAAAGCAACAAATAATTTTGATTCTTCAAGAATATTAGGAGAAGGTGGCTTTGGTCTTGTATACAAGGGAATTCTAAATGATGGGAGGGATGTAGCAGTGAAGATCCTTAAAAGAGACGATCAGCGTGGTGGTCGTGAGTTCTTGGCAGAAGTTGAGATGCTTAGCCGGCTGCACCATAGAAATTTAGTTACATTGTTAGGCATCTGCATAGAGAGAAAGACCCGGTGCCTAGTCTATGAACTAGTCCCTAATGGGAGTGTGGAATCTCACCTTCATG GTGCTGACAAGGAAACTAGTCCACTAGATTGGAATTCGCGAATGAAGATTGCGCTTGGGGCAGCTAGGGGATTGGCTTATCTTCATGAGGATTCAAATCCATGTGTCATACACAGGGATTTCAAGTCCAGCAACATCTTGTTAGAAGATGACTTTACACCAAAAGTTTCGGATTTCGGATTGGCTAGAACGGCATTGGAGGAGGGAAACAAGCATATCTCCACACATGTTATGGGAACATTTGG ATACTTGGCTCCTGAATATGCAATGACTGGCCATCTTCTTGTAAAGAGTGATGTTTACAGCTATGGAGTAGTACTACTTGAGCTCCTAACAGGAAGAAAGCCTGTGGATTTTTCACAACCACCAGGCCAAGAAAACCTTGTTACTTGGGCTCGTCCGCTTCTAACAAGTAAGGAGGGCTTAGAGATGATCATAGATCCTGTTGTAAAGCCTAGCATTCCTGCTGACACAATGTTAAAAGTCGCAGCGATTGCATCCATGTGTGTGCAGCCAGAAGTGTCTCAAAGACCATTCATGGGGGAAGTAGTTCAAGCCTTGAAGCTAGTATGCAATGAATTTGAGGAAACAAGTGATGTCAGAACAAGGAGTTTTCAAGAAGGAAGTCTCCTAACTGACATGGAAGTGAAATTGTCCGGTGTCTCGGACGAGGGGGAAGACTTTTCCGGGTATCATACGCCGGTGTATGGCTACCAATCCGGCGAGGAAAAGGTAGCATTATCAGCAACAGATTTGCTCAGTACTTCAGGCCAAGAATTTGAATCTTTCAGGAGGCATTCTTCTTCAGGGCCTTTGACTAGTGGAAGGAAAATAAAGTTCTGGCAAAAGTTGAGAAGCATGTCCAGAGGAAGCACCAGTGAGCATGGATTTTCAACTAAACTATGGCCTGGATCCCATTAA